In Sphingobacterium sp. PCS056, the following proteins share a genomic window:
- a CDS encoding RNA polymerase sigma factor: protein MNQETFKTTVFIHKDRLFRFANRFLLDQDDAFDLVQEVLLKLWEARTELLKVANIEAYAMRMTKNLALNRLNREGVKTKYMAQLDQDIQKESYPSLTRELILKLIDRLPEKQRLVMYLRDIEEYEIADIVNLVGIDENAVRVNLSRARNVVKVNLTKVFDYEERRIKAIRS from the coding sequence ATGAACCAGGAAACCTTTAAAACGACAGTCTTCATCCATAAGGATCGGTTATTTCGTTTTGCAAATAGGTTTTTACTTGATCAAGATGATGCCTTTGATTTGGTTCAGGAAGTATTGCTAAAATTGTGGGAAGCGAGAACTGAACTTTTAAAAGTAGCGAATATAGAGGCGTATGCTATGCGAATGACAAAAAACTTAGCATTGAATCGCTTGAATCGTGAAGGAGTAAAAACAAAATATATGGCTCAGCTGGATCAGGATATTCAAAAAGAAAGCTATCCGTCATTGACCAGGGAGCTGATCTTAAAGTTAATCGATCGTCTACCAGAAAAGCAGCGGTTGGTTATGTATCTGAGAGATATCGAGGAGTATGAAATTGCTGATATTGTAAATTTAGTTGGGATCGATGAAAATGCAGTCCGTGTAAATTTGTCCCGTGCTCGAAATGTAGTAAAAGTCAATTTGACAAAAGTATTTGATTATGAAGAAAGAAGAATTAAAGCAATTAGAAGCTAA
- a CDS encoding DinB family protein has protein sequence MNVKKSFLIELERETNNTGRILDRITDDHLDWRPHEKSMSVRELSAHIVELHSWISKAIPKDVFDLKTDFQPLKIDSVSELKVILTKGLIDNKETIAQLPDDDWLKEWVLKAGDWEIARLPKGGAIRHIITNHIIHHRGQLTVYLRLLNIPVPGLYGPSADE, from the coding sequence ATGAATGTTAAGAAAAGTTTTTTAATTGAGTTAGAAAGAGAAACGAATAATACAGGCCGTATTTTAGATCGGATAACTGATGATCACCTTGATTGGCGTCCCCATGAGAAGTCGATGAGCGTAAGAGAATTGTCCGCTCACATCGTTGAGCTGCACAGTTGGATTTCTAAAGCCATTCCTAAGGATGTCTTTGACTTAAAAACAGATTTTCAGCCATTGAAAATTGATTCCGTATCAGAACTTAAAGTTATCTTGACCAAGGGATTAATTGATAATAAGGAAACAATAGCGCAATTACCGGATGATGATTGGTTAAAAGAATGGGTTTTAAAAGCTGGAGATTGGGAGATCGCCCGATTGCCTAAAGGAGGAGCGATACGCCACATCATTACCAATCATATTATACATCATAGGGGGCAGTTGACTGTTTATTTGAGGTTGCTGAATATTCCTGTACCAGGATTGTATGGTCCATCGGCAGATGAGTAA